In the genome of Plutella xylostella chromosome 6, ilPluXylo3.1, whole genome shotgun sequence, the window GCATAGACAGGAGGTATAAGTCTCgcgaataaagaaacaatatgaagATGGTGGCCAATATCATGCTgcctatttatatttataggtcTTTTAGTACCAACTTCTTCCAACTCCCTTAACAGCTTATGAATGCATTATAAAAGGAAGTTGGAATAACTTGGCCTGATGTAAAGCTGGCTGCAGTTGACAGACAGGGGTCAAAAACTTTTGTGTCAGCCCTTGGCCCACTTCAGGGGTCTGGGATACCAAGAACCAAATTCTGAATTCTTACCCTTGCTTCAGACCCTCGACAGTGGCCTCAGTATTGTCTTGGTTGGTATTGATGAAGTCCACAGATTCCTTCATAGCAGTCATAGTCAATGCCTGGGTTTTCTCTGATTGGGTGGCACTAAACAACATTGTTTGTCTGTTTTCtgaaaataatagaaaaaaaaaatacctacagctTTAACAAATCAGCAGCTATACAGTCATAGTCAGCTTAATAAGGCTACAAACTTACAATCCAATAAAGTTATGTTACACCAGTGTGATTACAAGTGTTGATCACTTCTCTCACAGTACTATAGCTACAAAGCTTTTGTATTTTTCGTATGAAACCCTATTTCTAGGACTAAGAGATATTCAACATGGTAACACTCACTTGGTAGCCTGTTAATAATTTGATTAACATCCTCTTCAAATCCATATTGGAGTATTTTATCAGCCTCATCCAGTACCAAACAGCTGACTTGTTTATACTTAAAGTATTTGGTCTGCATGTGGTCAAACAGTCGCCCTGGAGTAGCCACTACTATGTGTGCACCTGAAAGTAAGAGataaactattatttataatggaTTTATCATGTCATTGATTTTTAGAATACCTAAAattgtgtttaaaaaataatcgtCAAGTTTTAAGTTAGTggagaaaaatataataaataaaccaaGTGAGGTTACCTCTTGATAAGATATTTGCCTGTTTCTGCCGGCTATCTCCTCCTATGACTAAAGCGGAGGTGATGTTCTCATGATATGCTGCCAAATCCTGAAGCACTGCAAATGTTTGCATAGCTAGCTCTCTGGTCGGTGATATTATGATACAGAGAGTACCtgaaatatacatttatattagTAAAGATGCctactataaaatattttgtacctaTTAGTGTTTATCCTAAGTTTCATCAAAGtttgtgtaaaaaataagACAAATGTTACCTTGTACCTCATTGTGTAGGTGTTTACATACAGCTTCTACTATTGGGATCAAGAAGGCTAAGGTTTTCCCAGATCCAGTCTTGGCTGTGGCCACTACATCTGCACCGTCTAAAGCCTTCGGTATAACCTCCGCCTGCACTTCAGTCATGTGTTCAAATCCCCATTCTCTCAAAgcttttaaagtatttttggaAACTACATCTTTTAGGCTGGAAAACTTTGGGTTTTCATTATTTGTCTCCATAATTTTACGATTTTCCTATTTTAGAGGTTAGattgaaaatgaaaacatGTCAAACAAACTCAAAAACACTATCGAACTTATCTGTGAacacaataaattttactcTGTGCTTTATTCATAGCACAGAGCATCCGCAACATAATCTGTGAAATAATGACATGCTAGTGTTGTACACATTtgtatcattttaataatcgATAAGTCATATACTGTATTTTACTCATCGTGTCAAAATTTGCTTACCAGCAATCTTTAATGCATATGAATTAATATATCAAAATTTTCATCATAGCAAGCTGTGCTATCTAACTagactttattttatctttggCTGATACGATTGATGGGTATCGACACCACATTTGTCGATAGCCATGATAATCGATTTAACTTTAAAACTTAAACACATCACTAGTTGGTGCTCTTCCAAAATCAGCCCATGCTTGTTGTGATGTGTgatctttaattatttatatttaattagtgAAAAATGCCTACACCGGATAAAATACTtatgagaaaaataaaacagcgtgagaagaaaaaacaaaaactcatagccaagaaaacaaacagcgCTGCCGTGGAAAACGTTTCTGGTAACATAACCTTAAAATTGTTTCACATGTTATTTCTTGATATTGTAACTGCAATAACTCTTCTTATATCCTACTCGAGAAACACATCCATCTTAACCCAACTAACAATTTGATGTTGACATAAATAtctatacttataattatcatcattaaCAACACAGTGCACAGTccttaaagtttatttaaaaaactgcaATTCTTTATCAGATGCGAATGAAGATCCAGCGCCAACTAAATTAGCTACCAAAAGACCGACTGAAGAAAATGGCACCATACAAAATCCTACTCCTAAAAGTAAGTTATCACAATTTCACATAATACCAACCAGAGAGTAACATCTTTTGCTTGAGGATTTAACTTCCTAGTAATTCCTAAAAATCTTGTAATTGTATTGAAATTTATCTGAATACTTTGTTGTGATCGCCTACTTAGATAGAAATAATGCTAAGCATGGTATTTCacagaaaaacaaaagaagaagaaacaaAAGGTTGAAGTGAAAGAGGAACCAGAAATCAAAGATGAACCAGCCGGTAGCAGCGATGAGGAAGGGGACAGCCACGGTGAAGAGAAGGCTAATGATGTCAGCCAAGAAGACAGTAGtcaatgtaagtatatttggaTTGAAAAGGTGTTGCTCCTAAGTCCTGCAACATTGAATTTGTGTTAAgtacaaagaaaattaaacaaaataaatacgaaTTGAAAGGAGTAAATAGCAGCAGCATATTTCAAATTCAATATCATTTCAGTATATTcatatcttaatttaactcTTAATTGCAAAAATATGTGATATATAAATGTTATAGATGTATAGTCATAAAAAGGCATCAGAGCCctgctttaaaaaaacttataacaagctgaatacaaaatatatttgtgatagtaataatttttatctGTATTTGAAAACATAAGTACTTCATAGTATCATTTAATGGCATACTAAATCAGCTCTGCAATATTATTAACCATTCTGTCTCACTTACAGTACCAGGCTCAAGTCTCGCTCTGGGAATCCTCTCTGATCAGAAGTTCTCAGCTCTAGAAGGCAAAGTCTGTGAGGCCACACTCATGGGTGTCAAAGACATGGGTTTCACCACCATGACAGAGATCCAAGCTAAAGCCATCCCTCCACTGTTGGAAGGACGAGACATAGTTGGTGCAGCCAGAACTGGTTCCGGAAAGACTCTGGCCTTCTTGATACCAGCTATTGAGCTGATATACAAGCTTAAATTTATGCCACGTAATGGtaagttattttatgtgttttgTAGAGTATACTAAAGCTATGAAAGCttagaacaaaaaaaatatatttttattaattcctGCTAAATACAAAAGCAGTTTGACAACTTGATAAACTTTAAATGATGACAAAAAGGCGAATATGAAAACGGTCTCCATGTTCCCATAATGGTGTTGCTTGAGGATTTGCTACAAACTGGAGTATCCGGTGAAAACTGTTGATGCTCGTTTGTTTCCAATTCTAAATCAGCATCACAGGAACATGTAAAGAAGACCTTTCGTGAACAGAGAATGGATATctgaaacatttttaaaaatagaacactacatttatttttttgaaacaATGCTGAAGAtcttttcttttgttttccaACAGGCACAGGCGTTATAATTCTGTCTCCTACCAGAGAATTGTCTATGCAAACGTTTGGAGTGTTGAAAGAGTTGATGACGCACCATCATCACACTTACGGGCTAGTGATGGGAGGCGCCAACAGAAGTACTGAAGCACAAAAGTTGTCTAAAGGTAATTATTGACCATTTTTATAACTCTACAAGATGGTGTTATTTATGAGTTATCCGAGAATCAGGTTAATTTACTGCTTCTTAAGCTTAAAACTTATTCGGTCCTACCAGCTGTTCAAGGTACTACAGCATAGTAAGATTTTTatagttaaattaataaactgtCTGCTTTTCTGCATACAAAATGAATCTTCAGGCATAAACTATCGTAAAAGTAGTAGGTAGTGCAAATTGCGTTCAACTTTTATAATAGAAAACCTTATTTCCTTTCAGGCATCAACATCCTAGTAGCTACGCCAGGACGACTGTTGGATCATCTTCAGAACACACCTGATTTCCTGTACAAGAACCTGCAGTGCCTTGTCATTGATGAGGCCGACAGAATACTGGAGATCGGATTCGAAGAGGAAGTCAAGcagattattaaattattgccCAGTAAGTATTTGTGTGTAGCTTTTGTGGCCTAAGAGAAACCATTTGACAAGTACCTAGCCTGTGGTGGCTGGATGAGCAAGGTTGATAACAGCGTTTTAGGCACTCCTAGAGAGAAGCCAATGTTCAGCAGTGAAAAATTCTTTCTGACATCTGTACCCGTATTACGAAAAACCGCAGCATATTCTATTCGAtggtctattcgaaagtgctgtcaacctgtcaacaacaaaatggcggtgtatagatttgcgaaagtttgacagctatcattccataggtcattgtcagaataatattatgtactctgtggtcattcttttcgaaactcattcgaaaggtaaaaagtgatcgaaagtgctgtcaagttgacagtagtggcactcgcattcgattctattcgttagctcgaattttcatgatacgggtactgaaCATTGtaatacgaaaaaaaaacctacattttatcatatttaatTATCTGTGTTTActgtataatataactaaAACACATGAGAACATAGTAACTCGCCTCTCACACTCATCGAATACAGACATTACAATTTCTTTAACCCACCCCCCTCCCTACCCAGAACGCCGTCAAACCATGCTGTTCAGTGCGACCCAGACGAAGAAGACAGAAGCACTCACAGCACTCGCCGTGAAGCAAGAACCCGTGTATGTGGGTGTGGATGATCATAGAGAGCAGGCCACCGTCGACTCTTTGGAACAGGGGTATGTGAAGGGTTACTTGTGTAAGCATCATTCCACGGGTAAacacatctgacagaacccttattacattcaaataaggttagtttttgtttgtgtcaGATGACtatccccgtggaatgggtaTAACCTTCCCTGGCCCTggaaggttactctatataCTGAAggaaaacgaacgaacgagggatgtcgtgcaatcggcacgtttataacaacgagatagagttgtggctcgcgcagcagcgctccgaaacttcgtttttcgtcatatagagtgatcCCCCTGGCCGTGAAGCAAGAGGGCGTGGATGAACATAGGGAGCAGGCCATCATCAACTCTTTAGAACAAGAGTATTTGGAGGCAAACCAAATTTATCTGAGATAGCATAgagataaaaattaaaagacgCAAGCATTCTTATGTAACagccgccattttcatattgtttctttaactgggcgcataataaaataaagatttatttgttACAAGCCCCATATTACTCCGCCACGCTTGGCTTGTCCTCTATGACACGACTGAGTGCCAAATATGGGGTATATTAGTGCAATTATTTTTATGGAGTTCTGTTTTTGTTATAACCGGATTTCCTACGCGTAATTGCAACAATATTAAaacctataattttttttgtaaactttGAGCTAACTACATCATTATTAGAGTATACTAGCCAAATAGCCATTGCCAATGGCCTAATCTTGGCACAGAAACTGTGTGCTTACATATAAAGGTTCCACATTTCCGTATTTCCCATATTGGATCTTTGGGCTTGTTGTATTTGTATCACGGTAGACATTAAAATAACATGTGAATTTCTCTCCTCACAGATACATAGTCTGCCCATCGGAGAAGCGAATGATGGTTCTATTCACATTCCTGAAGAAGAACAGGAAGAAAAAGGTGATGGTGTTCTTTTCAACCTGCATGTCCGTCAAGTACCACCACGAGCTGTTCAACTACATCGACCTGCCCGTCATGTCTATACATGTAAGTATGCATTTGATTTAAATAGAGGTATTTATAAAGGTAAGGCTTTGTATGGGTAAACGGATTTTAACAAACCTTGGTCACGTATCtctgaaacaaaaatagcacattgttgtttgtttgtcCATGGCCTGGAAGAGATTTCAATGATAAAGCTGTCGGTTCGAATGTACAATTTATAATGTGCAGATTGCATGataggattttttttaataaagtcTTTCTTACAAAGTAACGTCTTTTACACCCACtatgattaaataaatgaccgatgaaaacgtaaacataatGTATCAAAACTTACACTTCTGTttacataagtaatttaagtttatttcatAATGAATCGTTTTTATAATGCCATTTCTCAACCATCACCACACTCCACCAGGGCAAACAACAGCAGACCAAACGCACCACAACCTTCTTCCAATTCTGCAACGCGGAGAGCGGCATCCTGCTCTGTACGGAcgtggcggcgcgcggcctGGACATCCCCGCCGTGGACTGGATCGTGCAGTACGACCCGCCCGACGATCCCAAGGTCAGTGTGTACAGGATggtgcaaaagtggtatagtagtAGTAAGACCGAAAAGGAGAAACTCAGGGAGTCCTGAGCTACTTTTATTcgaaatttgaaaattcgcgaaaaatacTATACAATTTGAGTTTTTCGTCACACTGCAAAAAACAGATTTCACGCAATACATATAGTCATattcattcgtttttataactcgtagctcgtagcaatTTTAACACCGGTATCATTTTATGGCGTTGGTGTTATTATTTTGCTTAGAATGGATTTTCCCAATAAGGAATATGTaagaaattgtaaataataaggAAAGTTAATTTAGAATTGGAAATGTATTGGAAATCCCCGTATTATTCCGCCACGCTTGGCTTGTCCCTTCAGTGGAATGACCGAGTGCCAAGCACGGGGTAAACTATCGCTGCTCTCATAATAATAGTCCTGTTTTAAATGGCAAGact includes:
- the LOC105389544 gene encoding probable ATP-dependent RNA helicase pitchoune: MPTPDKILMRKIKQREKKKQKLIAKKTNSAAVENVSDANEDPAPTKLATKRPTEENGTIQNPTPKKKQKKKKQKVEVKEEPEIKDEPAGSSDEEGDSHGEEKANDVSQEDSSQLPGSSLALGILSDQKFSALEGKVCEATLMGVKDMGFTTMTEIQAKAIPPLLEGRDIVGAARTGSGKTLAFLIPAIELIYKLKFMPRNGTGVIILSPTRELSMQTFGVLKELMTHHHHTYGLVMGGANRSTEAQKLSKGINILVATPGRLLDHLQNTPDFLYKNLQCLVIDEADRILEIGFEEEVKQIIKLLPKRRQTMLFSATQTKKTEALTALAVKQEPVYVGVDDHREQATVDSLEQGYIVCPSEKRMMVLFTFLKKNRKKKVMVFFSTCMSVKYHHELFNYIDLPVMSIHGKQQQTKRTTTFFQFCNAESGILLCTDVAARGLDIPAVDWIVQYDPPDDPKEYIHRVGRTARGLGTSGHALLVLRPEELGFLRYLKQARVSLNEFEFSWNKISDIQMQLEKLISRNYFLNQSAKEAMKSYVRAYDSHHLKTIFDVDTLDLAKVAKAFGFTVPPAMELRVANKGPPQKRKGGGGYGYFKSLNAPAGLKKKENKTKVYRQKGQKGGNRS